In the genome of Colletotrichum lupini chromosome 8, complete sequence, one region contains:
- a CDS encoding NAC domain-containing protein, whose translation MANPRVEELPDDETKKVSVEEHEDESSDSEIEGEDAEGLPSGSTAVIHSRNEKKARKALEKLHLTRVQGITRVTLRRPKNILFVINSPEVYKSPNSNTYIVFGEAKIEDLNATAQQAAAQQLAAAGGEHDHAGHDHSSHGKAVEADAEAKKDEEEDDGEEVDAEGIEDKDIELVMTQANVSRKKAIKALKENDNDIVNSIMALSI comes from the exons ATGGCCAACCCCCGCGTTGAAGAGCTTCCCGATGACGAGACCAAGAAGGTCTCCGTCGAGGAGCACGAGGACGAGAGCTCCGACTCCGAGATTGAGGGCGAGGATGCCGAGGGCCTTCCCTCCGGCTCCACCGCCGTCATCCACTCCCGCAACGAGAAGAAGGCCCGCAAGGCTCTCGAGAAGCTGCACCTGACCAGAGTGCAGGGCATCACCCGCGTCACTCTCCGCCGCCCCAAGAAC ATCCTCTTCGTCATCAACAGCCCCGAGGTCTACAAGTCCCCCAACAGCAACACCTACAT CGTCTTCGGTGAGGCCAAGATTGAGGACCTCAACGCCACTGCTCAGCAGGCCGCCGCCCAGCAGCTCGCCGCTGCTGGAGGTGAGCACGACCACGCCGGCCACGACCACTCCAGCCACGGCAAGGCCGTCGAGGCTGACGCCGAGGCCAAgaaggacgaggaggaggacgatgGTGAGGAGGTTGACGCTGAGGGCATTGAGGACAAGGACATTGAGCTCGTCATGACCCAGGCCAACGTTAGCCGGAAGAAGGCCATCAAGGCCCTGAAGGAGAACGACA
- a CDS encoding ribosomal protein L14 produces the protein MGDATIEGSKWRLVEVGRVVLIQGNGPYAGRLATIVEIIDHKRALVDGPSSDAKLAVPRQPVSLSNVLLSSLVVADLPRGARTGTVKKFWEKSEIDQKWKETNWFKRSTQIERRKNLSDFDRFKVLRLKKQRRFEERKALVKVKASA, from the exons ATGGGTGACGCTACCATCGAGGGTTCTAAGTGGCGACTGGTCGAGGTCGGCCGTGTCGTCCTCATCCAGGGCAACGGCCCCTACGCCGGCCGCCTTGCGACTATCGTCGAGATTATCGACCACAAGCGC GCTCTGGTCGACGGCCCCTCCTCAGACGCCAAGCTCGCTGTCCCCCGCCAGCCTGTCTCTCTCTCCAACGTTCTCCTCTCCTCGCTCGTCGTCGCCGACCTGCCCCGTGGCGCCCGTACCGGCACCGTCAAGAAGTTCTGGGAGAAGTCCGAGATCGACCAGAAGTGGAAGGAGACCAACTGGTTCAAGCGCAGCACTCAGATCGAGCGGAGAAAGAACCTCAGCGACTTCGACCGCTTCAAGGTTCTCCGCCTCAAGAAGCAGCGCCGTTTCGAAGAGCGCAAGGCTCTGGTCAAGGTCAAGGCCTCGGCGTAA